From one Plasmodium chabaudi chabaudi strain AS genome assembly, chromosome: 4 genomic stretch:
- a CDS encoding DNA-directed RNA polymerases I, II, and III subunit RPABC2, putative, producing MDLYNDNYGNDEDDFMGDEFGQGVDSDEGENYENDIDIIADNQIKKEKYDYENCEGNEENIRITSPYLTKYEKARIIGTRALQISLNAPLTIPIETQNDKSNGKSDYDNYLNNDPLVIAERELYNKSIPFILRRYLPNGSYEDWRLDELIID from the exons A TGGActtatataatgataacTACGGAAATGATGAGGACGACTTTATGGGGGATGAGTTTGGGCAAGGAGTTGACAGTGACGAAGgggaaaattatgaaaacgATATAGACATTATAGCAgataatcaaataaaaaaagaaaaatatgattatgAGAATTGTGAAGggaatgaagaaaatataagaataaCAAGCCCATATTTAACTAAATATGAAAAGGCAAGAATAATAGGAACAAGAGCATTACAAATAAGTTTAAATGCTCCGTTAACTATACCAATTGAAAcacaaaatgataaatcaaATGGCAAAAGTGattatgataattatttaaacaatGATCCATTAGTAATAGCAGAAAgagaattatataataaatctaTTCCATTCATTTTGAGAAGGTATTTACCAAATGGTAGTTATGAAGATTGGCGATTGGATGAGCTTATCATagattaa
- a CDS encoding palmitoyltransferase DHHC1, putative — protein MQDDNESIDGDILEKQYEIIKCAKNQDFIKFQILIQPYILNNDIEMLNTINIMHWACYSGFTELVQKLIALNCDIEKEDLVNSDTPIYYAIKNSNYEIVLLLIKHYGSSILFHKNRRQMSPFLTAISEFNEDKILEALHILEFLYLNGVSLEEQNEYGQTALFLGVKKNNISILQWLLSKNVNINHVDFYGNTILHIAVRYTDIDILRLLCDYGCLNLVYYSTFENNNTNVFQLCINNRYFLVYILLKKWLLQNKICKGLKICKTIYAFYFWFFALLNLIVYINIAHSFLQIQTHHNKSVIWISLWLFQQLLWCVLYFKNPGFYKENKFLTNRNKNNSNYMYTSDFKNQAEYQLNNIERELFQINKKLLLANNPLNPMYNVNENEILEYNDQIINLRYSKLSLYSQVSQERINSLDVNYRNAILYNQNPRNVCVTCNIIKPPRVHHCADCFHCVVHQDHHCVWVDNCIGINNQRSFYFFILSAFILLLFNYYYVFLYFKLFHTTINYAFGLLVILCNFINITLFAFITYLFVRNTKTILTNVTFYEHFKRPTHITDKYNTELECWEFQNLNFKKIVKNVYNFWTLNYDEPYLRYDKKIENGIYYALVPDSV, from the exons atgcAAGATGATAACGAAAGTATTGATGGAGATATTCTCGAAAAAcaatatgaaataataaaatgtgcCAAAAATCaggattttataaaatttcaaatattaatacaaccgtatattttaaacaatGATATTGAAATGCTTAAcacaataaatattatgcaCTGGGCATGTTATTCTGGTTTTACAGAATTAGTGCAAAAATTGATTGCTCTAAATTGTGATATAGAAAAGGAAGATTTAGTAAATAGTGATACACCTATTTATTATgcaattaaaaatagtaattatgaaattgtattattattaataaaacattatgGTAGTTCTATTCTTTTTCACAAAAATCGAAGGCAGATGAGTCCATTCTTAACAGCCATATCAGAATTTAACGAAGACAAAATATTAGAAGCTTTACACATTTtagaatttttatatttaaatggaGTTAGCTTAGaagaacaaaatgaatatggGCAAACTGCTCTATTCTTaggtgtaaaaaaaaataacataagTATTTTACAATGGCTACTAagtaaaaatgttaatataaatcatGTCGATTTTTATGGAAACactattttacatatagCTGTTCGTTATACtgatatagatatattaaGACTATTATGTGATTATGGATGTTTAAATCTAGTTTATTATTCTacttttgaaaataataatactaatGTTTTCCAATTATGTATTAACAAtagatattttttagtatatatattacttaaaaaatggttattacaaaataaaatttgtaaaggattaaaaatatgtaaaactATTTatgctttttatttttggttTTTTGCCTTATTAAATctaattgtttatattaatatagcACACtcatttttacaaatacaAACACATCACAACAAATCTGTTATATGGATATCTTTATGGCTATTTCAACAACTCTTATGGTGTgtcttatattttaaaaatcctggattttataaagaaaataaatttttaacgaatagaaataaaaataattcaaattaCATGTATACTAGCGATTTTAAAAATCAAGCAGAATatcaattaaataatatagaaagaGAActatttcaaataaataaaaaattattactaGCCAATAATCCATTAAATCCAATGTACAatgtaaatgaaaatgaaatattagaATATAATGATCAAATCATAAATTTGAGATATAGCAAATTGTCTTTATACTCTCAAGTATCACAAGAAAGAATCAATTCATTGGATGTTAACTACAGAAATGCCATATTATATAACCAAAACCCGAGG aATGTGTGTGTCACATGCAATATTATCAAACCACCCCGAGTTCACCATTGCGCGGATTGCTTCCATTGCGTTgt TCATCAAGACCATCACTGTGTGTGGGTAGACAATTGCATAG GAATAAACAACCAACGAtctttttactttttcatACTTTCCgcctttattttattattattcaattattattacgtATTCCTATATTTCAAATTGTTTCATACTACCATAAATTAT GCATTTGGCTTACTAGTTATACTAtgcaattttattaatataacattatttgcatttatAACTTACTTATTTGTGCGTAACACAAAAACGATATTAACAAATGTAACTTTTTACGAGCACTTCAAAAG aCCAACCCACATAACAGACAAATACAATACCGAATTAGAGTGCTGGgaatttcaaaatttaaatttcaaaaaaattgtcaa AAAtgtatacaatttttggACATTAAATTATGATGAGCCCTATTTAAGATATGATAAGAAAATA gaAAATGGAATTTATTATGCTCTAGTTCCAGATAGCGTATAA